A stretch of the Gossypium hirsutum isolate 1008001.06 chromosome D07, Gossypium_hirsutum_v2.1, whole genome shotgun sequence genome encodes the following:
- the LOC107943374 gene encoding protein DMR6-LIKE OXYGENASE 1, which produces MISLIFNQIIKLSATTSIIKSHIQEMEKLVSSWCKNKPLPESYIFPPETRPGNLVVPTCNTIPVIDLNKAEGQNRTHIVQQILKAGQEYGFFQVVNHGVPENLMNESMDVFKEFFEMPWEDKAMLYSEDPKNSCRLSTSSVNYAREKIHHWRDNLRHPCHPLQDCIKHWPQKPVRYREVVATYTIEAKKLGLRILELVSEGLGLESRYFGDKLSESEILSINHYPPCPDPSLTLGVAKHCDPNLLTLLHQGDVSGLQVFNNGEWIGVEPLHNAFVVNIGNQLQIISNNKLKSVEHRVVTNSRVARTSAGFFIGPSEDSIIEPEKSLVDDAPFYRAFEFKDFLLHYFPNLEDNEVVMGHFKSQA; this is translated from the exons ATGATCAGTCTCATCTTTAACCAGATTATTAAGTTGTCTGcaacaacatctatcataaaatCACACATTCAAGAGATGGAGAAGCTAGTTTCAAGCTGGTGCAAAAACAAACCTTTGCCTGAATCTTATATCTTCCCACCAGAAACAAGACCCGGCAATCTCGTTGTTCCTACCTGCAATACCATTCCAGTCATCGATCTCAATAAGGCTGAGGGTCAAAATCGAACCCATATTGTTCAACAGATTTTGAAGGCAGGCCAAGAGTATGGATTTTTCCAG GTTGTTAACCATGGAGTTCCTGAAAATCTGATGAATGAAAGCATGGATGTGTTCAAGGAGTTCTTTGAGATGCCTTGGGAGGACAAAGCCATGCTCTATTCCGAGGATCCCAAAAATAGTTGCAGGCTTTCCACAAGCAGTGTAAACTATGCTCGGGAAAAGATTCACCATTGGCGTGATAATTTGCGTCACCCTTGTCATCCTTTACAAGATTGCATCAAACATTGGCCTCAAAAGCCAGTTCGATACAG GGAAGTTGTGGCTACATATACGATTGAAGCAAAGAAATTGGGATTAAGGATCCTGGAGTTAGTGTCAGAAGGGTTGGGGCTAGAATCTAGATACTTTGGGGATAAATTAAGTGAATCTGAGATACTATCAATCAACCATTACCCACCCTGTCCAGATCCGAGTTTGACTCTAGGAGTAGCTAAACATTGCGACCCTAATCTCTTAACCCTTCTCCACCAGGGAGATGTAAGTGGGCTTCAAGTCTTCAACAATGGGGAATGGATTGGCGTGGAGCCGCTGCACAATGCTTTCGTGGTTAACATTGGCAACCAGTTACAG ATTATAAGTAACAACAAGCTGAAGAGCGTTGAACATCGGGTTGTAACGAACTCGAGGGTTGCTAGAACTTCAGCTGGCTTCTTCATTGGCCCTTCCGAGGATAGCATTATAGAGCCAGAGAAATCTCTAGTTGACGACGCTCCATTCTATAGAGCTTTTGAATTCAAAGACTTCCTACTTCACTACTTCCCCAACTTGGAAGACAACGAAGTCGTTATGGGGCATTTTAAATCGCAAGCTTAG
- the LOC107943372 gene encoding ethylene-responsive transcription factor ERF098, translating to MPKCKSRLLFKVAMEGDKNKKAGEGDSSIRYRGVRRRPWGKFAAEIRDSTRLGGPRLWLGTFDTAEDAARAYDRAAFAMRGASAILNFPDERMASPTTNPPPSSSMASSSSSAIENAERKREHDTQVLELEYLDDELLEQLLDFDNKDTKD from the coding sequence ATGCCAAAGTGTAAGTCACGGTTGTTATTCAAGGTGGCCATGGAAGGTGACAAGAATAAGAAAGCGGGAGAGGGAGATTCCAGCATCCGTTACAGAGGTGTTAGAAGGCGACCATGGGGGAAATTCGCAGCGGAGATTCGGGACTCGACGAGGCTAGGAGGACCTCGGTTGTGGCTGGGAACCTTTGATACAGCGGAAGACGCCGCTCGAGCTTATGATCGAGCAGCTTTTGCAATGAGGGGTGCCTCCGCTATTCTAAACTTCCCAGATGAACGTATGGCTTCACCCACCACCAATCCTCCACCTTCTTCATCaatggcttcttcttcttcttcagccATAGAAAATGCAGAAAGGAAGAGAGAGCATGACACACAAGTTTTGGAGTTGGAGTACTTGGATGACGAATTGTTAGAGCAACTCCTTGATTTTGATAATAAAGACACTAAAGACTGA